One stretch of Coriobacteriia bacterium DNA includes these proteins:
- a CDS encoding TIGR00266 family protein — MQYEIEGGAFPVVVCHLEAGEQMKTEKGSMVWMDPCMTMETTGGGVGKMFSKMFSGESMFQNIYTASSAGLIAFGSSFPGKILPIQIEPGKGFIAQKMSFLASEMGVDLSIFFNKKMSGGFFGGEGFIMQRMSGQGIVFLECDGELMKYELAAGQSMLIDTGNVLGFTEGMTIEVERIHGAKNIMLGGEGLFNTKVTGPGTLWLQTMPLATLANSIAAHLPVSS, encoded by the coding sequence ATGCAATACGAAATCGAAGGCGGAGCGTTTCCCGTAGTGGTCTGCCACCTGGAGGCCGGTGAGCAGATGAAGACCGAGAAGGGATCGATGGTGTGGATGGATCCCTGCATGACCATGGAGACGACTGGCGGCGGTGTCGGTAAGATGTTCTCCAAGATGTTCTCGGGCGAGTCCATGTTCCAGAACATCTATACCGCGTCATCGGCCGGCCTCATCGCGTTCGGTTCGAGCTTTCCCGGCAAGATCCTTCCCATCCAAATCGAGCCTGGCAAGGGCTTCATCGCCCAGAAGATGTCGTTTCTCGCCTCGGAGATGGGCGTTGATTTGTCGATCTTCTTCAATAAGAAGATGAGTGGCGGCTTCTTTGGCGGCGAGGGCTTCATCATGCAGCGCATGAGCGGTCAGGGCATCGTCTTTCTGGAATGTGATGGCGAGCTGATGAAGTACGAGCTGGCCGCCGGGCAGAGCATGCTCATTGACACCGGCAACGTGCTCGGATTTACCGAGGGCATGACGATCGAGGTCGAGCGCATCCATGGAGCCAAGAACATCATGCTGGGCGGCGAAGGCCTCTTCAACACGAAGGTGACTGGCCCGGGTACGCTGTGGCTGCAGACGATGCCGCTCGCGACGCTGGCAAACTCCATCGCCGCGCACCTGCCCGTCTCCAGCTAG